Proteins encoded together in one Rana temporaria chromosome 6, aRanTem1.1, whole genome shotgun sequence window:
- the LOC120942844 gene encoding taste receptor type 2 member 40-like produces MITPNTEACLIVMGLECIAGLCSSVIIILYLTLTSFRERRVTSCNCILISLSLSNVCYTITSSANLLVTFVWPEFLSVPYVFHIIYYMILCNLTSNSSLSAILSIFYFIKIQQFQTRFLSWIKMKIDTMVPWLILTVLFVSLLCAFLSILMFYLEPPNNSTNATTGLGLEHQKRKLHLMKPTAILNALPFMISLLSASGSAWFLKQQRSAGKFGNTKVKDYQSAVHTMICLVIFYALMYLFYALHVLQIFAFKSWGYWMCVIVGYSFAAIQSGLIIRGNTKIKEALRQLFSFRYILNLQDC; encoded by the coding sequence ATGATCACACCAAATACAGAAGCTTGTCTCATTGTTATGGGACTTGAGTGCATCGCTGGACTATGCTCTAGTGTCATCATAATACTTTATCTCACTCTTACCAGTTTCAGGGAAAGAAGAGTCACATCCTGCAACTGTATCCTGATATCGCTAAGTCTTTCCAACGTGTGCTATACCATTACATCATCTGCAAACTTGCTAGTCACCTTTGTTTGGCCGGAGTTTTTAAGCGTGCCGTATGTTTTTCATATTATCTACTATATGATCTTATGCAACCTCACCTCCAACTCGTCACTTTCTGCCATCTTGAGCATCTTCTATTTTATAAAAATCCAACAGTTTCAGACCAGATTCCTTTCCTGGATAAAGATGAAAATTGATACGATGGTCCCTTGGTTGATACTAACTGTCCTCTTTGTGTCTTTGCTTTGCGCTTTCTTATCAATACTCATGTTTTATTTAGAACCGCCTAACAACTCAACCAATGCCACAACCGGTCTTGGCTTAGAGCACCAGAAAcggaagctgcatttgatgaaaCCCACAGCCATATTAAATGCCTTACCATTCATGATTTCACTGTTGTCAGCATCTGGAAGTGCATGGTTCCTGAAGCAGCAGAGAAGTGCCGGAAAATTTGGCAACACCAAAGTTAAAGACTATCAAAGCGCCGTCCACACTATGATCTGCCTTGTTATTTTTTATGCCTTAATGTACCTGTTTTATGCTTTGCATGTGTTGCAAATATTTGCTTTTAAGAGCTGGGGGTACTGGATGTGTGTGATCGTAGGATACTCATTTGCTGCAATTCAATCTGGTCTCATTATCAGAGGAAACACCAAAATCAAAGAAGCATTGAGACAATTATTTAGTTTTAGATACATTCTGAATCTTCAAGATTGTTGA
- the LOC120942845 gene encoding taste receptor type 2 member 8-like yields the protein MEVFNVLYICMDTSGIILNMVILICNFRDWCKRKALTVCDQILFSMAFTSIAMECSLNAEDLIFTLKPCDIWCKEAYLYANMNYIITLFFVNASFWQTALLSTYYCVKLSNGSHFSFQWMNRIISSSTLWLLLGSAAFCFLININFFWSIDLISPGNVTEPAEMRNYIWNLNISNYLFSIMFGCCLPFLVNFICIALSVGSLLKHVCRIRKNIVQSGSSSLIGGPVQAISTMVLCAMLDLVYCVDFVGQVLSNFNNGDVVDAFAWVVFMLYTKIRPIVIIIGNPQLKRRLVGMCFSS from the coding sequence ATGGAGGTCTTTAATGTCCTGTATATCTGTATGGATACTTCAGGGATCATTTTAAACATGGTGATATTGATTTGCAATTTTAGAGACTGGTGCAAAAGAAAAGCTCTCACAGTCTGCGACCAGATCCTGTTCTCTATGGCCTTCACCAGCATAGCCATGGAGTGTTCGCTCAATGCTGAAGACCTTATATTTACCTTGAAACCCTGCGATATTTGGTGCAAAGAAGCATATTTATATGCTAATATGAATTATATCATTACTCTTTTCTTTGTTAATGCAAGCTTTTGGCAAACTGCCTTACTTTCCACCTATTATTGTGTAAAACTGAGCAACGGCTCACATTTTTCTTTCCAATGGATGAACCGGATAATATCATCTTCTACACTTTGGCTCTTGTTGGGATCTGCagcattttgttttcttattaacATTAACTTTTTTTGGAGTATTGACCTAATCAGCCCTGGGAATGTGACGGAACCAGCGGAAATGAGGAACTATATCTGGAATTTGAATATTTCTAATTATCTCTTTAGCATAATGTTCGGTTGCTGTTTGCCCTTCCTTGTCAATTTCATATGTATTGCACTCAGTGTAGGATCTCTTCTAAAACATGTGTGTCGGATCAGGAAGAACATAGTCCAGTCCGGCTCATCTTCTCTGATTGGAGGTCCTGTCCAGGCAATTAGCACCATGGTCCTTTGTGCGATGCTGGACTTGGTTTACTGTGTGGATTTTGTTGGTCAGGTTTTATCTAATTTTAACAATGGAGATGTTGTGGATGCATTTGCCTGGGTCGTTTTTATGTTGTATACTAAAATCCGTCCCATTGTTATAATAATCGGAAACCCCCAGTTGAAGAGGCGGCTAGTTGGAATGTGTTTTTCTTCTTGA